One Deltaproteobacteria bacterium GWC2_65_14 genomic window carries:
- a CDS encoding potassium transporter Kef yields the protein MAETLGIATVWLGLAVVSTILANHLRVSMALMEICVGVAAGAVASHYLGNGALGSDVEWLRFLAGTGAILLTFLAGAELEPAVLRSKGREVTVVGLVGFLAPFLGCAALARYVLGWDPAASWLAGGALSTTSMAVVYAVMLETGFNRTEFGKGILGACFVNDLGTVLALGLIFALFTVRTLIFVAVSAVVLALLPRLTAWITDRYGHRTAAIRAKWVLLVLFGLGALALWSGSEAVLPAYIAGMVLAGTAAHDAFWVRRMRTLTIGFLTPFYFLRAGSLVSIPSILALPAVFLLLFAGKVVSKIFGLYPVVGRFREERKERWYYTLMMSTGLTFGTISALYGYSHGIVTRGQYSFLVATVIASAVIPTLIANFAFLPRHLLPEPVPDASLPGAVPVTNRNGGDTLADE from the coding sequence ATGGCGGAAACACTGGGGATCGCGACGGTCTGGCTTGGACTGGCGGTGGTCTCGACCATCCTTGCGAACCACCTGCGCGTGTCCATGGCGCTCATGGAGATCTGCGTGGGGGTCGCCGCGGGGGCGGTCGCCAGCCACTACCTGGGGAACGGAGCTCTCGGGTCCGATGTGGAGTGGCTGCGCTTCCTGGCGGGAACGGGAGCCATCCTGCTCACCTTCCTCGCCGGGGCGGAGCTGGAACCGGCCGTGCTGCGGTCCAAGGGGCGGGAAGTCACCGTCGTCGGCCTGGTGGGATTTCTCGCACCCTTCCTGGGCTGCGCTGCGCTGGCGCGGTACGTGCTCGGCTGGGATCCCGCCGCGAGCTGGCTGGCGGGGGGGGCGCTTTCGACCACGTCGATGGCGGTCGTCTACGCCGTCATGCTGGAGACCGGGTTCAACCGGACGGAGTTCGGAAAGGGAATCCTGGGAGCCTGCTTCGTCAACGACCTGGGAACGGTCCTCGCCCTGGGGCTGATCTTCGCTCTGTTCACGGTGCGGACGCTGATCTTCGTCGCTGTAAGCGCCGTCGTCCTGGCTCTCTTGCCCCGGCTTACCGCGTGGATCACGGATCGGTACGGCCACCGCACGGCGGCGATCCGGGCCAAGTGGGTGCTCCTGGTTCTTTTCGGCCTGGGTGCTCTGGCCCTGTGGTCCGGAAGCGAGGCGGTCCTTCCCGCCTATATCGCGGGGATGGTGCTCGCCGGAACGGCTGCCCACGATGCCTTCTGGGTGCGCCGCATGCGCACGCTGACCATCGGGTTCCTGACGCCTTTCTACTTCCTCCGGGCGGGATCGCTCGTTTCCATCCCGTCCATCCTCGCGTTGCCGGCGGTATTCCTGTTGCTCTTCGCGGGCAAGGTCGTTTCCAAGATTTTCGGGTTGTATCCGGTGGTCGGCCGATTCCGGGAAGAACGGAAGGAGCGGTGGTACTACACCCTGATGATGTCCACGGGGCTTACCTTCGGGACGATCTCCGCCCTCTACGGCTACTCCCACGGCATCGTGACGCGGGGGCAGTACAGCTTTCTCGTGGCCACGGTGATCGCCAGCGCCGTGATCCCTACCCTGATCGCCAATTTCGCCTTTCTTCCCAGGCACCTGCTGCCGGAGCCTGTTCCGGATGCCTCCCTCCCGGGAGCGGTCCCGGTGACGAACCGGAATGGAGGGGACACCTTGGCGGATGAATAA